The following is a genomic window from Pseudomonadota bacterium.
TAAAGGACCGGTTACTGATCAGTTGATGGCCAAATTTGGCCATGTTGCGGTGCTGTCAAACTTTCTTTTTTCCGATTACGTTCTGCCCTTTGAGTTAGCTTCCATCCTGCTTACCGCCGGGGTTGTCGGGGCCGTTGTCCTGGCCAAACAGAAAAGCGAATAATGTATAAGGTTCAAGGTTGACGCTTTCGTAAAAAGTCATCGAAGATCAAAGTTCGAGGTAAATACCATGGTAGCATATCATAATTTATATCTGGCTCTGGCAGTTGTACTTTTCACCATCGGAGCCATTGGCGCCATAACCCGCAGGAATGCAATTGTCGTTTTCATGTGCATTGAAATTATGCTGGGAGCGGTCAATCTTGCTTTCATTACCTTCAGCCGGGCCAACCAGTCAGTGGAAGGTATTTTCATGGTCATGTTCATTATGGCGGTAGCGGCAGCAGAAGCAGCCGTGGGTTTGGCCATATTTGTCCTTATGTATCGTAAACGTGGAACTATTAATGTCGAATCATTAAACCTGATGAAATGGTAGTAAACATATACAGTGCTTGATTTTTTGATCGTCAGGATTGATCAGTAGAGATAAAACAGGAGAGGGACATGTTCGATAAAGTATGGTTGATTCCCATTTTCCCTATCATTGGCGTACTCATCAATGGGTTGCTGGGGCGACGGTTTGAAAAAATCAACAAGAGCATTATTCATTGGGTGGCCTGCGGTGCGGTGGCGCTCTCCTTTATTGTTACCTGTATTCTTTTTTTCCAGATGCTGGGTCTGCCTGCCGATCAGCGACTTTATGAGTTTACCTGGTTTGAATGGATCAGTGGCGGGGTATTACATACCTATGTGGCCTATCAGATAGATCCTTTATCCATGATGATGTGCCTGTTTGTCACCGGGGTCGGATTTCTGATTCATGTTTACTCCATTGGCTATATGTCGACGGAAGAAGGTCGTGAATACCGGTTTTTTACCTACATGAACCTGTTCATGTTTGCGATGATCAACCTGGTGCTGGCCAACAATTACCTGTTGCTTTTCCTCGGTTGGGAAGGAGTTGGTCTTTGTTCTTACCTATTGATCGGTTTCTGGTTTTCCGAAGAAGCCAATGCCGTCGCCGGTAAAAAAGCTTTTATTACCAACCGAATTGGTGATTTTGGTTTTATCCTTGGTTTGCTTCTGCTTTATACCAGCCTGGGGAAACATGGCATCTGGACCCTGCAGTTTTCAGAGGTCTTTACCCATGCTCATCTTTTGTCACCCCAGGCAGCGACGGCCATATGCCTGCTCCTGTTTGTTGGTTGTACGGCCAAATCAGCCCAGATACCGCTTTATGTCTGGCTGCCGGATGCCATGGCCGGCCCTACGCCGGTCAGTGCTTTGATTCATGCGGCAACCATGGTTACCTCCGGGGTATATATGGTTGCCCGT
Proteins encoded in this region:
- the nuoK gene encoding NADH-quinone oxidoreductase subunit NuoK, which codes for MVAYHNLYLALAVVLFTIGAIGAITRRNAIVVFMCIEIMLGAVNLAFITFSRANQSVEGIFMVMFIMAVAAAEAAVGLAIFVLMYRKRGTINVESLNLMKW